Part of the Oryzias melastigma strain HK-1 linkage group LG24, ASM292280v2, whole genome shotgun sequence genome, tgggcAATGATATCTGAGGATAAAATGCATCCAGACTCTGAGCTCCAGCCGTCCTCCAGCTGCAGCGCGGCATCTCCAGGCGGGGACAGCCCCGGGTGCACCGCACAGCATCCTCCTGACTCGCTTTCATCATCAGAGGACCAGGTAAGATCATTTTCCCTGATGATGACGACGaccacacaaaaataaatagatttttgatttattttttctaataaaaagtcataatcctgattttaaaaaaagatgttgatggtttattcatTCAGTTTTGGCCTTTCATTTTAGAGTGATGATGCTATAATCACAATGTTCTGACAGATTTTTATCCTCCTTAATTGACTAATAGTGTTTAGAAAATGTCACTGTTGCTCATGCGTGCTTCGTGTGATGGGGATATTCCAGGACAGTGATCTGAGCGCAGGAGCCGCCTTTGTTCCGACCGTGACTGCAGTCTCCACGTCCCCAGAGCTGGAGCGGATGGTGCAGCCGACAGCCATCACGTCTGCAGCTGCAAAAAACAAAGCCCAGGGTGCAAAGCAGACGTCTGCACGGTCCAAAAAGGCAAAGCCTTACAGCAGGAAGGGCCAACGGGAGCAGGTATGTCAGGAATCACCCTCACCACAGAATCAATTAAGTAATTAAATCATCTGTTGCCCATAACTCATCCTCACGACCTGGTGTGAAGTTATCGCGATATTTTGGAGAAATCCAATTAACCTTTGTTCTAGTTCAAACGAAAAAGGACACgatgtgttttattattatttttttaaatgtaaaatgcgCGCTCCCGCCTGAAGCCACATGGTGCGCGCTTCAGTCCTCAGAAAATGCAGTAGCAGGCACAGTAACGATGCTTTTCCTCGTTGATTTTAGCCCtccaaagaggaggaggagaggaggaggatcaGGAGGGAGAGGAACAAGATTGCTGCAGCAAAGTGTCGCAACAGACGGAGGGAGCTGATAGACACCCTTCAAGCTGTAAGTTATTATGCTAAAGCTAAAACCCAGCAGGGCATCAATATGGTTAAATCTCGCCTTTTTGCTCCTCAGGAAACTGATTCTCTGGAGGAAGAGAAGTCTGCCCTGGAGGGTGAGATAGCCAGCCTGCTGAAGGAGAAGGAGAGGCTGGAGCAAGTCCTCGCCTCCCACAGTCCAACCTGCAGGCTACCTGGAGATGCTGACCTGGAGGAGGATAACTCGATGCAGGATCCTCCAGCGTCGCCCCACCTGCTGTCCATCCTGGACAAACCCCCAGAGAGCAGCACAGATGTCCCAGCTCCAGACAATGCTTCCTGCATCCCTGCTGCAGCCATTCTGGGCAACTCCAACATCCTGCTCTGCTCCAGCGCAGAAGAGGACGACCTGGAAGACTTGACAGGAGAAGACCTGGACAACTTGGTGCCCAGCCTGGAGATGGCAGTGACCTCTGAGACGGCCGTGTCTGTCCCTGACATTGACCTGAGCGGCCCCTTCAGCCTCCCAGACTGGGAGACGCTGTACAAATCGGTGGCAAACGACCTTGAGTCTTTCAGCACGTCAGCCATGTCTTCCAGTCCTTCTTGTAGCAGCTATCGCACAGTGTTCTCCTTCAATTACTCGGAGATTGAATCCTTGGATGACGGCTGCGACAGCCTCAAAGGCGGCCTGGCTGCGTCTGAATTCATCAAAGATAGTCTCAACTCTCCAACACTCCTGGCCTTGTGAACAGAAAGAGGCATATGCAATCTTGTATTTTAACCAGCAGCAAGCTACATTCTCTCTCAAATAACCTTTTCTGGTGTGAAATTTGATGTGTTGTACACCCAAAGCTTCAGAGACTGTGCATAGATGATGTGTTTCCAGCTGAATTCTTCCATATTGTTGTTCTGAGATGAGACTTTGTGCCAACATGCATGCAAATACCTACTCTATTTAAGATTGTGTTCACAAAAAGAAACTAACCAGTGATGTGAAGTTATATGATATATGTGTAACACTGTTGTAGAAGGTTCTAATGTAGCAGCATAGGTGTTACATCTGGCTGTGAGCTGTCTCCTGACTTGACTTGACATTTATTTTCGAATTTTgccatgaaaaagaaaaaaataaaccaccCACATGTCCTGTATTTTCTCAAGatgtatgtatttttgacatagtttatttttttacctctaTCAAAAATGATGCAGGTGCCAAAAATGCTGGAATAAACTATCTGTAAGCTTTTCTTGTCGTCATCCTCTCAGGAAGACAAACTTGTTTGAATAAAAGCGTCACACAGCAGCTGGAGCCTCTGTgatttattagaaaaactttatttttcctaGGTTTCATACAAAAATGTGGTTATTGAAATGGATTAAGAGCAGCCAGGAATgccaaagaaaagtaaaaaaaaaatagatccgAAAAATCAAAATATCCCCAATTCCTGCTTCGGTTCCGTCTAAAAAAATGACGGGGCCTCTATTTTCGGTTCCAGACCGAAACAAAGCGCCTCCGCCGGACGCGGAGTCGTGTTTGAATCGAGTGGGCCGCAGAGACAGCGGGTTAATTATTTATTCGTCGCTCCATCACCGTTCCGCCGCTCTTTCGGTCAGAGACCTGATTCCTCCGCAGCACAGGCAGCGCAGTGCGTGCGTGGCGTATCGCCTGCGCGTGACGTCAACGCGCCACAGCGTGGAGTCGACACTTCCTCTGACCATAAAAGGAAGGCTGCAGTTGTTTTGTTTCCGTGGCAACGGGAGCCACCTTTAGGCGCGACTGTCGTAAAGTAAATGAGAAAAAGCAAAGTAATAAATTCATATAATAGCAtaataacattattttcttaCAATTGAGAATTATGTTATTACTATTACTctaatttttattgatttaatgatATTTTAACAGAACAACAATCTCACTACACATATACATGCTAAAACTATATtcataaaatcacaaattattattaaataagaaGTAAGAAGATATGACAAATGTATATTCACTGACCCGTCAGACCAACAATCTGAAACCAACAATCATGCCATGTACAATCCtctttcttctccattctgatgctcagtttgaactacAGGATGTCTACATGACTAAATTCAtcgagttgctgccatgtgattgggtgattagaaatttgcgttAACaggcagttggacaggtgtgcctaaagTGGCAAATGAGTGTTGTTTTTGCACATAGGGAGGTGAAAGCTGTCAGTTCTaatgaacaaacaaagaaaaattcatGTCCCGGAGTCTGTTTGTGGGGGACTTTTCATCTCCTTGTAGCTCGTGTCAATAGGTAAGAGGTGACAGTATGGGTATTACTAGTGTTCTTCTTGACTTCAGTGAGAGAGTGAAATTGTTTGATGTCCGACAGAGATGGTAGCCATTAAGGCCACAGTCAGCTTCTGTTCTAATTGATAGAATATGACTGCCATTtagtgtgatttaaaaaaaataggttccAGGGTTTTGTGAAGATCTAGCAATGTGTGTTCTACCTTCGTGTCTGGGATGTGACCCACAGGGTCAGCGTTTTCTGcatttcatcagaaattaaGCTTAACTCAAAATCAACCAGCTGACgcataaatgtcaaaaaaataaaaatttcaactCCAAAAGTTTTGTAAGAAGCAAAACTTTGAAGGTTATTTCATGGGACATGTGAAATTGTAAAGAAATGGAAATATTgcacaaattaaatttaaatgcaaTCAATCAGTGAGATATTTTTGGCcctttcaaataatttttttgttgctatttatgtaaaaatatgaatcaaaaTTACATTGTAGTTTCAGATTTGTGATggtttatattaaattaaatttatttgaaacaataaatgcaaaaatgacaaaaaatcaGAACTCAGCAAAAACATCTGACAATtgaaaaacactaaatacaAAAACCTTTAGTCTGAACTAATAtagtaaataaatcaacaatCATCCTCATGCATTCATGGCCAAAGCTGGAGTAGTATTAGTTTTATTAGTAGTATCGccagctcgctacagcggagcttgctaattcgctacagcggagcttgctagcccGCGACCGGAGAGCGCTTTAGCTCaaacagtggagcttgctagctcgctacaccgacgctcgctagcttgatacagtggagctcgctacagtggaacttgctcgatacaacagagcttgctacagTATAGCTTGCTATAGCAGAGCTTGCTTCAGCGGAGCTTGTCAgttcactacagcggagcttgctagctcgattcaagggagctcgctagctcactacagcggagctcgctagcatgctatgtCATCCACTgggaggctggctagcatagcgagcctacccactgagtcCCACTGTGGTGTTTGCTAGCTCGttacagtagagcttgctagctcaaaataaagcagagctcgctagctcaatacagcagagctcactgcagtggagctcgccacagcggagctcgctaattCGACACAGC contains:
- the LOC112158237 gene encoding proto-oncogene c-Fos isoform X1, producing the protein MFSENTRSTFVGAFLPHFFPETRHKQLNSVPLFGPLWPDCQLLNGLQPTSCHVPGTGFQSGLGLPGSRRAPLLFVRAMISEDKMHPDSELQPSSSCSAASPGGDSPGCTAQHPPDSLSSSEDQDSDLSAGAAFVPTVTAVSTSPELERMVQPTAITSAAAKNKAQGAKQTSARSKKAKPYSRKGQREQPSKEEEERRRIRRERNKIAAAKCRNRRRELIDTLQAETDSLEEEKSALEGEIASLLKEKERLEQVLASHSPTCRLPGDADLEEDNSMQDPPASPHLLSILDKPPESSTDVPAPDNASCIPAAAILGNSNILLCSSAEEDDLEDLTGEDLDNLVPSLEMAVTSETAVSVPDIDLSGPFSLPDWETLYKSVANDLESFSTSAMSSSPSCSSYRTVFSFNYSEIESLDDGCDSLKGGLAASEFIKDSLNSPTLLAL
- the LOC112158237 gene encoding proto-oncogene c-Fos isoform X2 is translated as MHPDSELQPSSSCSAASPGGDSPGCTAQHPPDSLSSSEDQDSDLSAGAAFVPTVTAVSTSPELERMVQPTAITSAAAKNKAQGAKQTSARSKKAKPYSRKGQREQPSKEEEERRRIRRERNKIAAAKCRNRRRELIDTLQAETDSLEEEKSALEGEIASLLKEKERLEQVLASHSPTCRLPGDADLEEDNSMQDPPASPHLLSILDKPPESSTDVPAPDNASCIPAAAILGNSNILLCSSAEEDDLEDLTGEDLDNLVPSLEMAVTSETAVSVPDIDLSGPFSLPDWETLYKSVANDLESFSTSAMSSSPSCSSYRTVFSFNYSEIESLDDGCDSLKGGLAASEFIKDSLNSPTLLAL